The genome window AAATTATTCgttacttatatttttatgtgtaacACTACAAAACTAAAAAGCCAATAGCTGTAATAACAACAGCAGAACCATGCATAACCACTAAATTTTCTATTTGGAAATGATATAAAACTGCAAAACCTTTTACGAATAATCTATTACTTCATAACCAAGcaataaaagtaaatatagataataataaacacatttgttttagcattaaaataaaaaaataaatatgcacatattcAGTTAACAATTTCCAGAACAAGTgttatgtcattttttttgctaatttgaACATACTATTTATCattcgttattttattttttttcttgaaatatatgaaaattatctattcatattttatcattaattaatttacaGACTTCATGTTTGAACATGTTGCCAGTTATAATACATTTGtttattgcaaaaaaatgtgtaaaaacaCTTTAAACCTATATTACACATCTCAATTATTTTACAGTTACTTTTATAATAAGtatttatattcaaattttattatataaattattaatatgctAATTTTTAAGGCATATTATTGATACGTTATAacacatttaattataatatctATTACTATAACTATTTATACATGCCGAATAGTTATAATCTAAGAtcataatatgaaaaaagtaAGTCGCACGTTGCAAACATATCTATATTTAgacataaattattttccaaaattatttattttaattaagaaTAGAGAAAAACTGCGtaatacaaaattatgagTTGGCACTTTGGAAGACCTAATCCTGTATTGGAGCAGTTCAAAAACATCAAAAAACGCCAATGCACAGATAAGTATTTTGCAGCTTTAAATGAAATTGAGCAACAAATTGATAAAGCTGTTAAAATACCACctaataaattatacaattCATGGAATAACATAAGTAATcttataaataacaaaaatggtGAATTAAAGGAATGTTAtgaaaaacaatatatacCACGTCATTTAAATAAGGAggacaaaataattaattttagtaAAAGATGTACAAAAGGTGGTAAATGTAATAATGGAAATATTCAAGTTAAAAAACCTCCTGTGCCAAAAACaggtaaaaaagaaacttgTGAAAGAGGAACGAATTGTGAAAATCAAATACCATCAGCAGGAACAGAACAAATCACGTCAAAAACAAGAACTGCAGAAAGAAACTCTATAACAGTAAGTTCGCCCGGACCGGATCCCAAAAGTCAAGTTCAAAAAGGTACTGCTGGACAAGAATCAAAAAACGCCGATGTAAGTACACAGCCACAACAAAGCATTTCTAATACTGCTCCAACTATAGTATCTGAAGTTGAAGTACCTGCACAAAGTGTTAATCTAGATTCTAGCACCTCTGAAGAAAATCAGGCTAAGACACAACCTCTGAGTGTCTCAAAACCTGAAGAAAACGTACTAGTAACTGCTGCAAGGGATAATCCCGTAGAATCAATCACTAACGGGGAATTAGATAGGGGTAATTCTTCTGAAGTAAGTGATtcagataaaaatattgtaccAAGTAAATTACTTGGCAATCAAACACCAAGTGATAATCCACATGATCAGACAAATACTGATGGTAAGCTCAATCTAGGCATAAATTTTGCTAGTCAAACCAATGCTCATCATAATGTTGATACTGCAATTGTTGCTGAAGATGTTCCTCCTCATGGAAATACTGGTGAAAGAGGTCCTATGGATGCGTCAGCTAAAGGTATGGTTCTAGATGATGTAAGCAACATAATACAACATAGAGGTGAAACTACCACTAGCATTAAACATCTTTCTGGAGGATGTGATAATACCAGTATGGCATATGCTGATAATGAAAATTCCCCAGTTAGAACTCTTTGTAATGAAGGAACTAGTGATCAAGTAGATCTGAGTAAAAACACTTTCTAGTATAGGAGAAGATGTTGAATCATTTAATGATGATAATAATATACTAGACACACTTAAAGAATTTTTCGTTGCAATACCAAATAAAGATCATATCATACAGGCTTCAGCACCTATGGGAATTGTTATGTTATTgggccttctttttaaagtaaactaaaatttatttgcattgAAAAaactattcatattttttttaattatatacaataattaaattgtaattttcccaattatttttatagttcactcctttgtggagggttcttactaaaaagaataggaaaaaaggagcaggtATCATTGAAGAATTGAATAGTGTAGTACAAGAACCTTCAATTATGGATGAAGAAAGGAGTATCCCATTTTCATATGGTTCTTTCGAATATTCATCATAGTAATGACTGTGAATATTGATTAATTGTTCAGTCATATATAAGGATAAGAGTTAAAAATAAggtaaattaatattttttttgttaattcatttttaatcatttttttggtttaAAGTGATTTTGAAAAGTTGTTATgatattgtaaaatatatataataacgaacattttatatgcaaataaGGGTTACTCTAATATATTAGGAATAAACAAATGTATagtatcatatatatttgtgaatttttaatccatatatattctt of Plasmodium vivax scf_6625 genomic scaffold, whole genome shotgun sequence contains these proteins:
- a CDS encoding variable surface protein Vir18, putative (encoded by transcript PVX_017145A); its protein translation is MSWHFGRPNPVLEQFKNIKKRQCTDKYFAALNEIEQQIDKAVKIPPNKLYNSWNNISNLINNKNGELKECYEKQYIPRHLNKEDKIINFSKRCTKGGKCNNGNIQVKKPPVPKTGKKETCERGTNCENQIPSAGTEQITSKTRTAERNSITVSSPGPDPKSQVQKGTAGQESKNADVSTQPQQSISNTAPTIVSEVEVPAQSVNLDSSTSEENQAKTQPLSVSKPEENVLVTAARDNPVESITNGELDRGNSSEVSDSDKNIVPSKLLGNQTPSDNPHDQTNTDGKLNLGINFASQTNAHHNVDTAIVAEDVPPHGNTGERGPMDASAKGMVLDDVSNIIQHRGETTTSIKHLSGGCDNTSMAYADNENSPVRTLCNEGTREDVESFNDDNNILDTLKEFFVAIPNKDHIIQASAPMGIVMLLGLLFKFTPLWRVLTKKNRKKGAGIIEELNSVVQEPSIMDEERSIPFSYGSFEYSS